A region of the Leptospira levettii genome:
CTCAATGGGTAAAAGAGGAAATACAAAATTCCTTTGAGAGGAAATGGCTTTAACATTTTTTTCAATTATATGGATCTATAAAATATGAATCGATGCATTATACTTTTATCTTTTCATATCCCCCTACCTTCCCCTCTCCCCTTTTCCCACTAACTTCGCATAATCACTTGGTGACATTTTCTTCAATGACTTAAAAGCTACATTAAAGTTTGCTTTGGAATTAAAACCCACTTGGTATGCAAGTGATAACAAATTGACTTTTGGATTTTGTTCGATCAGTTGGCATACTTCTGCAATTCGGTATTCATTCACCAATCGATTGAAGTTCATACCTAAATACGCATTGATGTACTCACTCAATTGGTAATCTTTAATCCCTAGTCGTTCCGAGAGATTCGATAAATTGATTGTTTCTTCACGGTATACGAATTCTTGTTTTAGCAAATGGTCTAAGTCTTGTTGCAGTTTTTCTAAATTGAGATTTAAGATTCTAGATGTACGATAGGATTGTCGTAGGCCAGGTAATATATCCTTAAACAACTCATGATTGATTTCTGTTCCAATGAACGCAACGACTGCCATGAGTGTGGCGATCCCTGCCGTAAAATAAATCCCAGAGTTCCAACGGAATAAAGTGCTAAAGAAAATAAAACTAGCAAATGTTATATTGCCTTTTAAAATCATCCCCAAAACTCGGACACCAAGTTTTGCTTCTTCATTTGGATTGTTGTAGAGGATATGTCTGTATTGGTAAATCATCCATAAGAAACTGATCACCC
Encoded here:
- a CDS encoding helix-turn-helix domain-containing protein; the encoded protein is MSEFMGSWLQFGAWYHFVLGIGILVKEKGSKGFPFAMIAAFSGGTLIIYAYRLFAGFEFEFPLLNHGYVPIIYLIPGSMQYTIEQFLSTEPVSVGNLKRLYPTFATVLLLVSLQIFYPQSLEQSMKESFTGLPFSIPEYLALLGCLYWVISFLWMIYQYRHILYNNPNEEAKLGVRVLGMILKGNITFASFIFFSTLFRWNSGIYFTAGIATLMAVVAFIGTEINHELFKDILPGLRQSYRTSRILNLNLEKLQQDLDHLLKQEFVYREETINLSNLSERLGIKDYQLSEYINAYLGMNFNRLVNEYRIAEVCQLIEQNPKVNLLSLAYQVGFNSKANFNVAFKSLKKMSPSDYAKLVGKGERGR